One Setaria viridis chromosome 7, Setaria_viridis_v4.0, whole genome shotgun sequence genomic region harbors:
- the LOC117864385 gene encoding protein S-acyltransferase 21, whose amino-acid sequence MARRHGWQLPAHTLQVVAITVYFLLCIAFYAFFSPFLGKDLYQYIAVGVYSFLALSVLILYVRCTAIDPADPGILISMDGTLIYKSEAHVDTQDEAGKSGLRNGEGIQKNKSCLGRACFCCAIFTIEDCRKEDETNQQEDYCEEALFCTLCNAEVRKHSKHCRSCDKCVDGFDHHCRWLNNCVGRKNYITFLCLMAVSLAWLAVECGVGIAVFVRCFTDKTAIEDQIGEKLGYGLSRAPFATIVALGTALSMLASVPLGELFFFHMILIRKGITTYEYVVAMRAQSEPPGPSVNDDQQSLASSPMSSAPTAFSGSSFARHYKGAWCTPPRIFIDQDEIIPHLEPGRVPSTVDPDTTDPAERAKNLPKRPVRISAWKLAKLDSNEAMKAAAKARASSSVLKSINARNQYEADSDNLSSRSSVISADTGLHRYPRSGGNSQYMPSYPHSRASADDIELYPQTPSSFQSNSRTPTPLAEHHPSKHFNPIYQTSANRSPFSAKASVNEAPVSETSNARRSYPQPQAERSSRSSVFWDQKAGRFVSAQANQGSSSRSGRPDLLYTGQSIFFGGPLIADPAARSFRDPGGSSQRSTGARPQQLPVFVPSDPQKDQLSRLP is encoded by the exons ATGGCGCGGCGCCACGGGTGGCAACTCCCCGCCCACACCCTGCAG GTGGTGGCTATAACAGTGTACTTCTTGCTTTGTATAGCATTCTATGCTTTCTTCTCTCCATTTCTTGGGAAGGATTTATATCAATATATCGCTGTGGGTGTTTATAGTTTTCTG GCCTTATCCGTGCTGATTCTATATGTTAGATGTACTGCGATTGATCCGGCTGACCCTGGCATCCTGATTTCCATGGATGGCACACTAATTTATAAATCAGAAG CACATGTAGACACTCAAGATGAAGCTGGCAAGTCAGGATTGAGGAATGGCGAGGGTATTCAAAAGAATAAGTCGTGCTTAGGAAGGGCTTGTTTTTGTTGTGCTATTTTTACAATAGAGGACTGCCGCAAAGAGGATGAAACTAACCAACAAGAAGACTATTGTGAAGAGGCACTCTTTTGCACCCTTTGCAATGCGGAG GTGCGCAAACATAGTAAACACTGTCGAAGTTGCGACAAGTGCGTTGATGGGTTTGATCATCACTGCCGG TGGCTGAACAATTGTGTTGGAAGAAAAAACTATATCACATTTTTATGCCTTATGGCTGTGAGTCTTGCCTGG CTCGCCGTTGAGTGTGGAGTTGGTATTGCTGTTTTTGTTCGTTGCTTCACTGATAAGACAGCCATAGAAGATCAGATTGGGGAAAAGCTGGGATATGGACTTTCACGAGCACCCTTTGCAACCATTGTG GCCCTGGGTACAGCTCTTTCTATGCTTGCTTCAGTGCCACTAGGAGAGCTATTTTTCTTCCATATGATATTAATCCGGAAG GGCATCACAACCTATGAATATGTTGTGGCCATGAGGGCTCAGAGTGAACCTCCTGGACCTTCTGTCAATGATGACCAGCAAAGCTTGGCATCGTCTCCAATGAGTTCTGCACCAACTGCTTTTAGTGGGAGCTCGTTTGCACGGCACTACAAAGGCGCATGGTGCACTCCGCCACGTATCTTCATTGACCAG GACGAAATCATCCCACACCTGGAACCTGGACGAGTTCCTTCAACTGTTGATCCTGATACCACAGACCCAGCTGAAAGAGCCAAAAACCTTCCTAAACGCCCAGTCCGCATCAGTGCGTGGAAGCTTGCAAAGTTGGATTCAAACGAGGCCATGAAAGCAGCAGCAAAAGCCAGAGCCTCTTCATCCGTGCTGAAATCGATCAATGCCCGCAACCAGTATGAGGCAGACAGTGATAACCTGAGCAGTAGAAGCAGTGTCATAAGTGCTGATACTGGACTGCACAGATATCCTCGGTCTGGCGGGAATTCGCAGTACATGCCCTCCTATCCACACAGCAGAGCAAGCGCAGATGACATCGAGCTGTATCCCCAGACACCAAGCAGCTTCCAGAGCAACTCGCGGACTCCAACTCCTTTAGCCGAGCACCATCCCTCCAAGCATTTCAACCCAATCTATCAGACATCAGCAAACAGGTCTCCATTCTCAGCCAAAGCCAGTGTCAACGAGGCGCCTGTCTCCGAAACCAGCAACGCCAGGAGGTCCTACCCCCAACCACAAGCAGAAAGATCTTCTCGGTCATCTGTTTTCTGGGATCAGAAAGCAGGCAGGTTCGTGTCTGCTCAGGCAAACCAGGGATCCAGCTCTCGCTCAGGCCGTCCCGACCTTCTGTACACCGGGCAGTCTATATTCTTTGGCGGTCCTCTGATTGCAGACCCTGCAGCAAGAAGTTTCAGAGATCCTGGCGGCTCGAGCCAACGGTCTACCGGGGCTCGGCCGCAGCAGCTTCCAGTGTTCGTTCCCAGTGACCCCCAGAAAGATCAGCTCTCCAGGTTACCGTGA
- the LOC117862903 gene encoding syntaxin-111 yields MNDLMTKSFMNYVDLKKAAMKDVEAGGDGIELPESGAGGVTDERLRGFFQEAEAVKAEMAAIRDALDRLHAANEEGKSLHQADALRAHRGRVNADIVAVLRRARDIRARLESLDRANAAQRRLSAGSREGTPLDRTRTAVTAGLRKKLKDLMLDFQALRQRMMSEYKETVERRYYTLTGEVPEEEVIERIISDGRGEELLGAAVAEQGKGAVLAAVHEIQDRHDAAREVERSLLELHQVFLDMAVMVETQGEKLDDIESHVANASHYVQGGNKELGKAREYQRGSRKWLCIGIIILLILVLLVIVPIATSFRKS; encoded by the coding sequence ATGAACGACCTCATGACCAAATCCTTCATGAACTACGTCGACCTGAAGAAGGCGGCGATGAAAGAcgtggaggcgggcggcgacgggatcGAGCTCCCGGAgtcgggcgccggcggcgtcacGGACGAGCGCCTTCGTGGGTTCTTccaggaggcggaggcggtgaagGCGGAGATGGCGGCCATCCGTGACGCGCTCGACCGCCTCCACGCCGCCAACGAGGAGGGCAAGTCGCTGCACCAGGCCGACGCCCTCCGCGCGCACCGCGGCCGCGTCAACGCCGACATCGTCGCCGtgctccgccgcgcccgcgacaTCCGTGCCAGGCTCGAGTCCCTCGACCGCGCCAACGCCGCGCAGCGGAGGCTCTCGGCGGGGTCCCGCGAGGGCACGCCGCTGGACCGCACGCGCACCGCCGTCACCGCGGGGCTCCGGAAGAAGCTCAAGGACCTCATGCTCGACTTCCAGGCGCTGCGGCAGCGGATGATGTCCGAGTACAAGGAGACCGTGGAGCGCCGCTACTACACGCTCACCGGGGAGGTCCCCgaggaggaggtgatcgagCGCATCATCTccgacggccgcggcgaggagctcctgggcgccgccgtcgcggagcAAGGCAagggcgccgtgctcgccgcggtGCACGAGATCCAGGACCGCCACGACGCGGCGCGCGAGGTGGAGCGCAGCCTCCTGGAGCTCCACCAGGTGTTCCTCGACATGGCCGTCATGGTGGAGACGCAGGGGGAGAAGCTCGACGACATCGAGAGCCACGTCGCCAACGCCTCCCATTACGTGCAGGGCGGCAACAAGGAGCTGGGCAAGGCCAGGGAGTACCAGCGGGGCAGCCGCAAGTGGCTCTGCATCGGCATCATCATCCTGCTgatcctcgtcctcctcgtcatcgTGCCCATTGCCACCAGCTTCAGGAAGTCTTGA
- the LOC117863287 gene encoding uncharacterized protein produces MAPVTCILLFISPALGDREHAASPCFARTVLKIGAPGGSICTRRGHPGESPQASRAPWDPCAQASPSRGGAPSSFVPQRRRPADMKGSGAMKPSSMFYVHEADVVQIHHFLEECSLCAKSLSGDIFMYRGDTPFCSEECRQQQIEVDRAKHRRKKRAAAHALSSRSREHRQHHHHPHHHHHHHHQQPQPRKAGMDTNPWVDGGFPRAPALRV; encoded by the exons ATGGCACCTGTGACCTGTATTCTGCTATTCATATCTCCGGCTCTCGGCGACCGTGAGCATGCAGCCTCTCCATGTTTCGCTCGAACCGTGCTAAAAATAGGCGCGCCGGGGGGCAGTATTTGTACGCGGCGGGGCCACCCCGGGGAGTCCCCGCAAGCTAGCCGAGCTCCTTGGGATCCGTGTGCCCAGGCCTCGCCCTCTCGCGGCGGTGCTCCCTCTTCGTTCGTCCCCCAGCGACGCAGGCCGGCGGACATGAAGGGGAGCGGTGCCATGAAGCCGTCGTCCATGTTCTACGTCCACGAGGCGGACGTCGTCCAGATCCACCACTTCCTCGAGGAGTGCTCCCTCTGCGCCAAGTCGCTCTCCGGCGACATCTTCATGTACAG AGGTGACACGCCGTTCTGCAGCGAGGAGTGCAGGCAGCAGCAGATCGAGGTGGACAGGGCGAAGCACCGGCGGAAGAagcgcgcggcggcgcacgcgctgTCCTCGCGCAGCAGGGAGCACaggcagcaccaccaccaccctcaccaccaccaccatcaccaccaccagcaaCCGCAGCCGCGGAAGGCCGGCATGGACACCAACCCCTGGGTCGACGGCGGGTTCCCGAGGGCGCCCGCGCTGCGCGTCTGA
- the LOC117864822 gene encoding glutamate receptor 3.1: MAKSSSAAATASATKKRRSRGGALTLDEVKTLGRELLSSRAHLNHAPALLALLSPSAPLDLALEALISLQSFFVPLIPSIPSASAAVTAGHAGSDPELVFGAWLRQRFDELVAALVELSVSPHSDDAIRDVALDALMDFVKLGKDGKFQSAIYHKFLHAVVHAVDSVDPLLELLGSKYFKYTDVCYFTYSSADKIANSLGSKTTDSGKDALQNGSDGSENKCAIFIHNIYNLLVRVPVMDYQKESTFEMWSTVGLSSKGEKDSSKDSSSSYIKKKLKLKFTKAWLSFLKLPLPLDVYKEVLASIHQNVIPSMSNPAILCDFLTRSYDIGGVISVMALSGLFILMTQHGLEYPKFYEKLYALLTPAVFMAKHRSVFLQLLDTCLKSSYLPAYLAAAFAKRLSRLALSVPPAGALIIIALIHNLLRRHPSINFLVHWEVDENDSNAREASQPKKIGADPFNNDEADPAKSGAMRSSLWEIDTLRHHYSPAVSRFVASLEEDLTVRAKTTEMKITDFSSGSYATVFRDEVRRRIKQVPLAFYRTTPTSLFQGSDFPGWTFGDPSNSTVATMVEGNETIETVGASDSTPSKRLRVEFDFLKLSLGIFGCCNIHLELKGKLFLMATNVRSFRGLQGGSRSHGPLVPHIYLVPSERKLLAAPEPTGGWTPKEHPINPLESGLNMKSMLHILGIFSCLCYCTLAQNISVGPDVVNIGALFTFDSIIGRVAKVAIAAAVNDINNDSRVLSGTKLVVQMQDTNSSGFIGIVQALQFMEKDTVAIIGPQSSVVAHVISHVANELQVPLMSFAATDPTLTSLQYPFFVRTIHSDQFQMASVADLVYYYGWKMVTAVYIDDDYGRNGISTLGDELAKRRLKILHKAAIRPGAKKSEIAAVLVKAAMMESRVFVLHAYDHTGLDVFSLAYNLTMTSGGYVWIATDWLSAALDSAPRLDSGLLSTMQGVLTLRQHTGNTNRKKTLVSQWSTLVKEDSGGSRFLLNSYGLYAYDTVWMLAYALDAFFNGGGNISFSPDPRLHAVSGGALNLDALTVFDGGMLLLERIRKVNFMGATGTVKLDSDGNLINPAYDIINIIGSGLRTIGYWSNYSGLSIVSPETLYKKPPNDTIENQKLHTAIWPGETIKRPRGWVFANNGDELRIGVPNRVSYRQFVSDDNQTGMVGGLCIDVFAAAINLLQYPVAYRFIPFGNGLENPSYTQLINQIVTNEFDAVVGDVAIVTNRTRLVDFTQPYVGSGLVILTSVKPQGSNGWAFLQPFTIRMWLVTGVFFLIVGTVIWLLEHRINDDFRGPPVKQVITVFWFSFSTLFFAHREDTRSTLGRFVIIIWLFVVLIIQSSYTANLTSILTVQQLTSPIRGIDSLIASDEPIGFQVGSFAESYLVHELGVSPSRLRKLGSPDEYEAALELGPRKGGVVAIVDERPYVELFLTNHDKFAIVGAEFTKSGWGFAFPRDSPLAVDLSTAILALSENGDLQRIHDKWLSVGSSSESATTNLQSAPLEVQSFSALFLICGVACAAALAIHACVLVRQYSRHVASAADGTAISRSGHRSSIRSFLSFADHREAQYQKGPKDPAALGASGSSCGVSSFTSSNASMSSR, from the exons ATGGCGAAAtcgtcgtcggccgcggcgACCGCGTCTGCCACTAAGAAGCGGCGTTCTAGAGGTGGAGCTCTAACCCTAGATGAGGTGAAGACGCTGGGCCGCGAGCTCCTCTCCTCGCGGGCCCACCTCAACCACGCCCCCgccctcctcgcgctcctctccCCCTCCGCGCCGCTCGACCTCGCCCTCGAGGCGCTCATCTCGCTCCAGTCCTTCTTCGTCCCGCTCATCCCCTCTATTCCATCCGCCTCTGCGGCAGTCACCGCGGGGCATGCGGGCAGCGACCCCGAGCTCGTGTTCGGGGCCTGGCTGCGTCAGCGGTTCGATGAACTCGTTGCCGCGCTGGTCGAGCTAAGCGTGTCGCCGCACAGCGATGACGCGATCAGG GATGTAGCACTGGATGCTCTCATGGATTTTGTGAAGCTGGGAAAGGACGGGAAGTTCCAGTCGGCAATTTACCACAAGTTTCTCCATGCTGTG GTTCATGCTGTTGATTCCGTTGATCCTTTGTTAGAGTTGCTTGGATCGAAGTACTTCAAATACACTGATGTTTG TTACTTTACTTACTCTAGCGCAGACAAGATTGCCAACAGTCTGGGCAGTAAAACCACTG ACTCTGGAAAGGATGCCTTGCAGAATGGAAGCGATGGATCAGAAAACAA ATGTGCTATTTTTATACACAATATATACAATCTCTTGGTTCGTGTTCCTGTGATGGATTATCAAAAGGAATCAACATTTGAAATGTGGAGTACTGTTG GTCTTTCATCTAAAGGAGAAAAAGACTCTTCTAAG gactcttcttcttcttacaTCAAGAAAAAACTAAAATTGAAGTTCACCAAAGCATGGCTGTCCTTTCTCAAGTTACCATTACCACTTGATGTGTACAAGGAG GTCCTTGCTTCAATTCATCAAAATGTCATTCCTTCAATGTCAAACCCTGCCATTTTATG CGATTTCTTGACTAGATCATATGACATTGGTGGTGTTATCAGCGTGATGGCCTTAAGTGGCCTTTTCATTCTTATGACACAACACGGTCTGGAATATCCAAAGTTCTATGAAAAGCTTTATGCACTACTGACTCCTGCTGTTTTTATGGCAAAACACCGGTCAGTGTTCTTGCAA CTTCTTGACACATGCCTGAAATCTTCTTATCTTCCTGCATATCTTGCTGCTGCATTTGCAAAAAGATTGAGCAGACTTGCTCTTTCAGTTCCACCAGCTGGAGCTCTTATTATTATTGCTTTAATTCATAATCTGCTGCGGAGACATCCCTCAATTAATTTTTTGGTCCATTGG GAAGTGGATGAAAATGACAGCAATGCAAGAGAAGCTAGTCAGCCTAAGAAGATCGGTGCTGATCCTTTCAACAATGATGAGGCAGACCCTGCAAAGTCTGGTGCAATGC GAAGTTCTTTGTGGGAAATAGACACGCTCCGGCATCATTACTCTCCTGCAGTTTCTAG ATTTGTTGCATCACTTGAGGAGGATCTCACTGTCAGGGCCAAAACTACTGAGATGAAAATAACGGACTTTAGTTCAGGCTCCTATGCTACAGTTTTTAGAGATGAG GTACGGCGACGGATAAAACAGGTTCCCCTTGCATTCTACAGAACCACACCAACTTCGTTATTTCAAGGATCAGATTTTCCTGGATGGACCTTCGGGGACCCATCCAATAGCACCGTAGCCACTATGGTTGAAGGCAATGAAACTATCGAGACTGTAGGGGCTAGCGACAGCACACCGTCCAAAAGGTTGCGGGTGGAG TTTGATTTCCTTAAGTTATCTCTAGGAATCTTCGGGTGTTGTAACATACATCTTGAGCTGAAAGGGAAGTTATTTCTTATGGCAACTAATGTAAGAT CATTCCGGGGCCTTCAGGGTGGTTCTCGTTCACACGGGCCACTGGTCCCTCACATCTATCTCGTGCCATCCGAGAGGAAGCTACTGGCTGCTCCGGAGCCAACTGGCG GATGGACTCCTAAAGAACACCCCATTAATCCTTTGGAATCTGGACTAAACATGAAGTCCATGCTCCATATTTTGGGCATTTTCAGTTGTCTGTGCTATTGCACACTTGCGCAGAATATTTCTGTGGGACCTGATGTTGTGAACATTGGAGCTCTTTTCACATTCGATTCGattattgggagagttgcaaAGGTTGCCATTGCTGCTGCAGTCAATGACATCAACAATGATTCACGTGTTCTCTCGGGCACAAAGCTGGTTGTTCAGATGCAAGATACCAATTCCAGTGGCTTCATTGGCATTGTTCAAG CCTTGCAATTCATGGAGAAAGATACAGTTGCAATCATCGGCCCCCAATCTTCAGTCGTTGCGCATGTCATATCCCATGTTGCAAATGAACTCCAAGTACCTTTGATGTCTTTTGCTGCAACTGATCCGACTCTCACATCACTTCAGTATCCTTTCTTTGTGCGTACTATCCACAGTGATCAATTTCAAATGGCTTCAGTTGCAGACTTAGTTTATTACTATGGGTGGAAGATGGTGACAGCAGTATATATTGATGACGATTATGGAAGAAATGGCATATCCACCTTAGGCGATGAGCTTGCCAAGAGAAGATTGAAGATCTTGCATAAAGCTGCAATTAGGCCAGGAGCAAAGAAGAGTGAAATAGCTGCTGTACTGGTCAAAGCTGCAATGATGGAGTCCCGGGTTTTTGTATTGCATGCATATGATCACACTGGGCTTGACGTGTTCTCATTAGCGTACAATCTTACCATGACATCCGGTGGATATGTGTGGATTGCTACAGATTGGCTCAGTGCAGCCCTCGATTCTGCCCCGCGTCTTGATAGTGGATTACTGAGCACAATGCAGGGTGTTCTCACATTGCGTCAACACACAGGAAATACCAATAGGAAGAAGACACTAGTTTCTCAATGGAGTACACTTGTTAAGGAGGATAGTGGTGGCAGCAGGTTCTTGCTCAATTCCTATGGCCTTTATGCTTATGATACAGTCTGGATGCTTGCTTATGCGTTGGATGCATTTTTCAATGGTGGTGGAAACATTTCCTTCTCTCCAGACCCCAGACTGCATGCAGTTTCAGGAGGAGCTTTGAATTTGGATGCATTGACCGTCTTTGATGGGGGAATGCTATTACTGGAAAGAATTCGCAAAGTAAATTTCATGGGCGCAACTGGCACTGTAAAACTGGATTCAGATGGTAATCTTATCAATCCTGCGTATGACATTATAAACATAATAGGGTCTGGTCTGCGGACAATTGGTTATTGGTCCAACTACTCTGGGCTGTCCATTGTGTCCCCTGAAACTCTTTACAAGAAACCACCCAATGACACTATTGAAAATCAGAAACTACACACTGCAATCTGGCCAGGTGAGACTATAAAAAGGCCCCGAGGATGGGTATTCGCTAACAATGGAGACGAGCTGAGAATTGGAGTCCCCAATAGGGTAAGTTACCGTCAATTTGTATCAGATGACAATCAGACTGGAATGGTGGGCGGGTTATGTATTGATGTGTTTGCTGCTGCAATAAACCTACTGCAATACCCAGTTGCATATAGGTTTATACCTTTTGGCAATGGCCTTGAGAATCCAAGCTATACACAGCTTATCAATCAAATTGTGACGAAT GAATTTGATGCTGTTGTTGGTGATGTAGCTATTGTCACAAATCGGACAAGGCTTGTTGATTTCACCCAACCATATGTCGGGTCCGGGCTTGTCATACTTACCTCTGTTAAGCCGCAGGGCTCCAACGGATGGGCTTTCCTGCAGCCGTTTACCATCAGAATGTGGTTGGTCACAGGAGTGTTCTTTCTGATCGTGGGAACGGTGATTTGGTTGCTCGAGCACAGAATCAATGATGACTTCCGCGGTCCTCCAGTGAAACAGGTTATTACTGTATTCTG gttcaGTTTCTCAACTCTGTTCTTTGCCCACA GAGAGGACACCAGGAGCACGCTGGGGCGTTTCGTGATCATCATCTGGCTCTTCGTCGTCCTGATCATTCAGTCCAGCTACACTGCCAACCTGACCTCCATCCTCACCGTGCAGCAGCTCACGTCCCCGATCAGGGGCATCGACAGCTTGATCGCCAGCGACGAGCCCATCGGGTTCCAGGTGGGCTCCTTCGCCGAGAGCTACCTCGTCCACGAGCTCGGCGTGTCCCCGTCGAGGCTCAGGAAGCTCGGCTCCCCGGACGAGTACGAGGCTGCGTTGGAGCTCGGCCCTCGCAAGGGCGGCGTCGTGGCCATCGTCGACGAGCGCCCGTACGTCGAGCTCTTCCTGACCAACCACGACAAGTTCGCGATCGTGGGGGCCGAGTTCACCAAGAGCGGCTGGGGCTTC GCGTTCCCGCGGGACTCGCCGCTGGCGGTGGACCTGTCGACGGCGATCCTGGCGCTGTCTGAGAACGGCGACCTGCAGAGGATCCACGACAAGTGGCTGTCGGTGGGGTCGTCGTCGGAGTCCGCCACCACCAACCTGCAGTCGGCCCCGCTGGAGGTGCAGAGCTTCTCGGCGCTGTTCCTCATCTGCGGcgtggcctgcgccgccgcgctggccaTCCACGCCTGCGTGCTCGTCCGCCAGTACTCCCGCcacgtcgcctcggccgccgacGGCACCGCCATCTCCCGCTCCGGCCACCGCAGCAGCATCCGGTCGTTCCTGTCCTTCGCCGACCACCGGGAGGCGCAGTACCAGAAGGGCCCCAAGGAcccggcggcgctgggcgcgTCCGGCTCCAGCTGCGGCGTCAGCAGCTTCACGTCGAGCAACGCCAGCATGTCGTCGAGGTAG
- the LOC117862608 gene encoding uncharacterized protein yields the protein MDLGLGGAAGRAGSGGGGARGMSGSGSGGRTSTFALGGGGASAAAWTRLVSSGVEDELVVFASGGGGGCAGAGPGGLPQGHFLEACFLCRKPLASNRDIFMYRGDIPFCTEECRREQMEMDEEMERKENSNPKKVAARAPSHAGVESPPRPPKARAGSILAG from the exons atggacctcggcctcggcggcgcggcgggcagggccggcagcgggggaggaggggccCGTGGCATGAGCGGCAGCGGGAGCGGGGGCCGGACCAGCACGTTCGCCctcggaggtggcggcgcctcggcggcggcgtggacgcGGCTGGTCAGCTCCGGGGTGGAGGACGAGTTGGTGGTGTTCGcgtcgggaggaggaggaggatgtgcGGGCGCGGGACCGGGAGGTCTGCCGCAGGGCCACTTTTTGGAGGCCTGCTTCCTCTGCCGGAAGCCCCTCGCCAGCAACCGCGACATCTTCATGTACAG AGGTGACATCCCATTCTGCACCGAGGAGTGCAGGAGGGAGCAGATGGAAATGGACGAGGAGATGGAGCGGAAGGAGAACAGCAACCCCAAGAAGGTGGCGGCTAGGGCGCCATCCCACGCGGGCGTGGAGTCCCCGCCTAGGCCTCCGAAGGCCCGGGCAGGGTCAATCCTCGCCGGCTAA
- the LOC117862442 gene encoding uncharacterized protein, with protein sequence MLASTAASLRPPLRRLRGGGAYPSGASRGGICGANPLFPRPRRRALACRADLQQDAPFAAAIGACVLASLVLPPPTPRGEAREEVEEDGDFGATDTRMGVMGIISFLPYFNWLSWIFAWLDSGRRRYLVYAAVYLAPYLRANLSMSPDESWLPIASIFICILHIQLEAGIRSGDIESFNLIERAWKLVFPSSVKEKDGPHGNRRDSIGMGDGHNRRIPSAHESRERLRNSDIFKRKLDEPNEEKQKKSDWN encoded by the exons ATgctcgcctccaccgccgcctccctccggccgcccctccgccgcttacgcggcggcggcgcgtaccCCTCGGGCGCCTCCCGTGGAGGCATCTGCGGGGCTAACCCTCTCTTCCCCAGGCCCAGGCGGCGGGCGCTGGCATGCCGCGCGGACCTGCAGCAGGACGCGCCGTTCGCGGCCGCCATCGGCGCCTGCGTGCTCGCCTCGCTCGTGCTGCCCCCTCCCACGCCCCGCGGGGAGGCGCGcgaagaggtggaggaggacggggaTTTCGGCGCCACGGACACGAGGATGGGCGTGATGGGGATCATCTCCTTCCTGCCTTACTTCAACTGGCTG AGTTGGATCTTTGCGTGGCTGGACAGCGGGAGGCGGAGGTATCTCGTCTATGCTGCCGTCTACTTGGCTCCTTACCTCAG AGCTAACTTATCAATGTCACCTGATGAGAGCTGGTTACCTATTGCTAGCATCTTTATCTGCATTTTACATATTCAG TTAGAAGCAGGCATCAGGAGTGGTGACATTGAAAGTTTCAACTTAATCGAGAGAGCTTGGAAGCTGGTATTTCCTAGTTCTGTTAAAGAGAAGGATGGTCCCCATGGAAACAGGAGAGACTCAATTGGAATG GGAGATGGACACAATAGGAGAATACCATCAGCGCATGAATCTAGAGAAAGGCTTCGCAATTCAGATATCTTCAAGAGGAAGCTTGACGAGCCCAATGAGGAGAAGCAAAAGAAGTCAGATTGGAACTGA